One genomic region from Candidatus Bathyarchaeota archaeon encodes:
- a CDS encoding ATP-dependent DNA ligase, with protein MPTLFRSLAELCEKLESTTKRKVMVRWVSSFFLKLEIEEIEPAISMLMGRVFPRWDQRVLEVSWATLNTTIRRITNIDDDTFSRAFSMTGDVGDATKIVFEEGKIRKQATLFQKQLTILEVQRTFETIAETTGIGSRGKKERLLKTLLGSATSLEAKYIVKVLIGEMRTGFHEGLMELAVAQAFNASPDLIQTAAMFTGDIGEVATIAKIKGRDGLVKLRLKVCRPIKPMLAQTAATVAEALEEHSGQTALEYKLDGARIQIHKLKDVVKIFSRRLTDVTESFPEIVELVQNEVKADETVLEGEVIAVGKNGNPMLFQHLMRRFRRIRQIEHAAEEVPVQLYLFDALYVNGQSFINESYTSRRKKLAEVAGAIPLTKQIIAQDIGVAEEFLRGAIEAGHEGLMAKKLDSLYTPGVRGKRWFKIKRVLEPLDLVIVAAEYGYGRRHGWLSDYYLAARDMETGELLTVGKTFKGLTDAEIVEMTRRLKQLAVKKEGYRVIVVPKIVVEVAYNEIQKSPKYECGMALRFARITRIRDDKSLEEVDTIQKVREIYERQFEKKARYSKS; from the coding sequence ATGCCAACTTTGTTCCGAAGTTTAGCAGAGCTTTGCGAAAAATTAGAGTCAACAACAAAACGTAAAGTTATGGTCCGCTGGGTTTCCTCATTTTTTCTAAAACTCGAGATCGAAGAGATTGAGCCAGCAATTTCAATGCTGATGGGCAGAGTCTTTCCAAGATGGGATCAACGTGTTTTGGAGGTTAGCTGGGCAACCCTTAACACGACAATCCGAAGAATAACTAATATTGATGATGACACGTTTTCCCGAGCTTTTAGTATGACTGGCGATGTAGGTGACGCAACTAAAATCGTATTTGAAGAAGGCAAAATTAGGAAGCAAGCTACACTTTTTCAAAAACAACTGACAATACTTGAAGTGCAACGTACTTTTGAAACCATCGCAGAAACAACGGGAATAGGTTCAAGAGGAAAAAAAGAAAGACTGCTTAAAACGTTACTAGGCTCCGCGACTTCTCTAGAGGCTAAATACATCGTGAAGGTGCTAATTGGCGAAATGCGAACGGGCTTCCACGAAGGATTAATGGAGCTTGCAGTAGCACAAGCCTTCAATGCTTCTCCTGATCTTATTCAAACCGCGGCTATGTTCACAGGCGACATAGGCGAAGTTGCCACTATCGCAAAAATTAAGGGAAGAGATGGCTTGGTGAAACTAAGACTCAAAGTTTGCAGACCAATAAAACCTATGTTGGCACAGACAGCTGCAACTGTTGCTGAAGCTTTAGAGGAGCATAGCGGGCAAACAGCTTTAGAATACAAGTTGGATGGAGCTCGCATTCAGATTCACAAGTTAAAAGATGTTGTGAAAATTTTTAGTCGCCGATTAACAGACGTAACAGAAAGCTTCCCAGAAATCGTTGAACTCGTCCAGAATGAAGTTAAGGCTGACGAAACTGTTTTAGAAGGTGAAGTCATTGCTGTGGGTAAGAATGGAAACCCTATGCTTTTTCAGCACCTTATGCGCCGTTTCAGAAGAATTCGCCAGATTGAACATGCAGCGGAAGAAGTTCCAGTTCAGCTTTATCTGTTCGACGCGCTGTATGTCAATGGCCAAAGTTTCATTAACGAATCTTATACAAGCCGAAGGAAAAAACTAGCTGAGGTTGCAGGGGCAATTCCATTAACAAAGCAAATTATCGCTCAAGATATTGGTGTGGCTGAAGAGTTTTTGAGAGGAGCCATTGAAGCGGGACATGAGGGTTTAATGGCGAAGAAACTTGACAGCTTATATACACCAGGGGTTCGTGGCAAAAGATGGTTTAAAATAAAAAGGGTTCTTGAACCTCTTGACTTGGTTATAGTGGCGGCAGAGTATGGATATGGACGGAGACATGGTTGGCTTTCCGACTACTACCTTGCTGCTCGAGACATGGAAACTGGCGAATTGCTCACTGTGGGGAAGACTTTTAAAGGTTTGACTGACGCAGAAATTGTTGAAATGACCCGGCGACTGAAACAGTTGGCTGTCAAAAAGGAGGGCTATAGAGTGATAGTTGTGCCAAAAATTGTGGTCGAGGTTGCTTACAACGAAATTCAAAAAAGCCCGAAATATGAATGCGGCATGGCTCTTCGTTTCGCTAGGATCACCAGAATTCGTGATGACAAAAGCCTTGAAGAGGTAGATACTATACAAAAAGTTAGAGAAATTTACGAGAGGCAATTCGAGAAAAAGGCTAGATACTCAAAATCCTGA
- a CDS encoding THUMP domain-containing protein yields MLRDFNLLVTTTRGNEADVCSEIWYLLGETGDSAAKVDKTGVSGLIAAKTSLQPLEAIEKLRNILKERPYEFRYTLRIIPIQKVTQTDVGEIERVVTQLAAQIKENETFRVTVEKRFTHMSSKDIIEAAAANIDRKVDLINPNKIVLVEVVGGFTGVSVLKPSDIISIMKEKFES; encoded by the coding sequence ATGCTTCGAGATTTCAATCTCCTCGTAACGACGACTCGTGGAAATGAGGCTGACGTTTGCTCGGAAATTTGGTATTTGCTGGGCGAAACCGGGGACAGTGCGGCAAAAGTTGACAAAACAGGGGTTTCAGGTTTGATAGCGGCGAAAACATCCCTCCAACCTCTAGAAGCCATAGAAAAACTCCGTAATATACTGAAAGAGCGGCCCTACGAGTTCCGTTACACTCTTCGCATAATTCCTATTCAAAAAGTAACACAAACCGACGTAGGCGAAATTGAACGCGTCGTTACGCAACTTGCAGCACAAATTAAAGAAAATGAAACTTTCCGTGTAACCGTCGAGAAACGTTTCACCCACATGTCCAGCAAGGATATTATTGAAGCTGCTGCAGCAAATATCGACCGCAAAGTAGACTTGATCAATCCAAACAAAATTGTCCTAGTCGAAGTTGTAGGCGGATTCACTGGAGTATCAGTTCTTAAACCATCTGACATAATCTCGATAATGAAAGAGAAATTCGAGAGCTAA
- the cgi121 gene encoding KEOPS complex subunit Cgi121 produces the protein MIKQIEDFSKHIGIVGFRDVQISDVDHLLSLVRQKLGDVTVQFFDAQLVAGWQHLYFATLNSLKAFKNRTNISKNLAVECLLYASAQRQIRVALNLMGIKQNSSQIAVLVVADEENVAEKSLTEVSKLILGKRDDGVLDLSVEKMAYIRRLFDISDTELAAKLEEDGEKKALSDLVIEHVALLVTRR, from the coding sequence ATGATAAAACAAATTGAAGACTTTAGCAAGCATATTGGCATAGTTGGATTTAGAGATGTCCAAATAAGCGATGTTGACCATCTTCTTTCTCTAGTTCGACAAAAGTTAGGCGATGTGACTGTACAATTTTTTGACGCTCAACTGGTCGCGGGATGGCAGCATCTTTATTTTGCTACGCTTAACTCTTTGAAAGCCTTTAAAAATAGAACAAACATTTCAAAGAACCTGGCCGTCGAATGTCTTCTCTACGCTTCTGCTCAGAGACAGATTAGAGTTGCTTTGAACCTCATGGGGATAAAACAGAATTCGTCACAAATTGCTGTGTTGGTGGTGGCAGATGAGGAAAATGTTGCTGAAAAGTCCCTTACAGAGGTCTCCAAGTTAATTCTTGGCAAACGTGATGATGGCGTTCTTGACTTGTCAGTTGAAAAAATGGCATATATTAGACGGCTTTTCGATATATCTGATACTGAGTTGGCAGCGAAATTAGAGGAAGACGGAGAAAAGAAGGCTCTTTCCGACCTAGTAATTGAACATGTTGCCCTTTTAGTGACTCGACGTTAG
- a CDS encoding phosphoribosyltransferase — protein MKLQQSEKFEIPSWEQIYTLLLHLARKIQNDNFNPDIIVGVSRGGWTPARVLSDLLENPEIANVKAEFYLGVAETKKKPVITQSVSVNVKEKKVLVVDDVSDTGKSLRLVKTHLHEQGARVVKMVTLYYKPWSVTIPDFYEKTTRNWIIFPWERKEALRKVIEKFQQNGRSADEAKQTLIKYGFDPELAERFGREMSEVSE, from the coding sequence GTGAAATTGCAACAAAGTGAAAAATTTGAGATTCCCTCATGGGAACAGATTTATACGCTGCTTTTGCATTTAGCCCGAAAGATCCAAAATGACAATTTCAATCCCGACATAATTGTTGGAGTTTCACGGGGTGGTTGGACCCCTGCAAGAGTTCTGTCAGATTTATTGGAAAATCCAGAAATCGCTAATGTCAAGGCAGAATTTTATCTAGGCGTCGCAGAAACGAAAAAGAAACCAGTAATAACTCAATCAGTTTCAGTTAACGTTAAAGAAAAAAAGGTGCTTGTCGTCGATGATGTTTCTGACACTGGCAAAAGTCTGCGTCTAGTCAAAACTCATTTGCATGAGCAAGGCGCCAGAGTCGTCAAAATGGTAACGCTCTATTACAAGCCGTGGAGTGTTACAATACCCGACTTTTATGAGAAAACAACTCGCAATTGGATAATTTTTCCGTGGGAAAGAAAAGAAGCCCTAAGAAAGGTTATCGAAAAATTCCAGCAAAATGGAAGATCAGCTGACGAAGCGAAGCAGACATTAATAAAATATGGTTTCGACCCAGAACTGGCGGAGCGTTTCGGCAGAGAGATGTCTGAGGTTTCTGAATGA
- a CDS encoding formylmethanofuran--tetrahydromethanopterin N-formyltransferase (catalyzes the transfer of a formyl group from formylmethanofuran to tetrahydromethanopterin tetrahydromethanopterin) produces MANFKVNGVSVEDTFCETFTVRIARILVTSVNRKWALESALEAKGLGRSATIPPSEASIEAEATPKDTPDGRPGFIIQVIDRKLEQLRQWLIVRIRKGIIPYPKTNVFDVLPKEMAEESVNIKGTIIQTFGDGFEEETNAFGRKVYKIPKMDGWFHVERKFGITKGVAGGMFLILAESGEAALEAAERAVESVKTVPYVVGKFAASGTKVGGKVYKDTIATTNDAYCPCLGRIEGSKIPEGVKCVYEVIVSGLRLENVSRAVKVGIENATRVPGVLKITSANYGGTLGKGKIFLHSLFESKSQEYGRNLEYRRENTY; encoded by the coding sequence ATGGCGAATTTCAAGGTTAACGGCGTTTCAGTTGAAGACACTTTCTGTGAAACCTTTACGGTACGTATAGCTAGGATACTCGTAACATCTGTAAACAGAAAATGGGCTTTAGAATCAGCATTAGAAGCTAAAGGACTCGGCAGATCAGCTACTATTCCCCCTTCAGAAGCCTCAATAGAAGCTGAAGCTACACCTAAGGACACTCCAGATGGAAGACCCGGCTTCATAATTCAAGTTATTGACAGAAAATTGGAGCAGCTGAGACAGTGGCTCATAGTTAGAATAAGAAAGGGAATCATACCATACCCTAAAACTAATGTCTTCGATGTTTTACCAAAAGAAATGGCTGAAGAATCCGTGAACATCAAAGGCACAATTATACAAACCTTTGGAGATGGATTCGAAGAGGAAACCAATGCATTCGGAAGGAAAGTCTACAAGATACCCAAGATGGACGGATGGTTTCACGTAGAAAGAAAATTCGGAATCACGAAAGGTGTAGCTGGCGGCATGTTCCTGATCTTAGCAGAATCCGGTGAAGCAGCGTTAGAAGCTGCTGAACGGGCAGTTGAAAGTGTAAAAACGGTTCCCTACGTAGTTGGAAAGTTTGCGGCTTCTGGAACCAAAGTCGGAGGAAAAGTTTACAAGGACACTATAGCCACTACCAATGATGCATACTGCCCATGCCTAGGTCGAATCGAAGGGAGCAAAATTCCAGAAGGTGTAAAGTGCGTTTACGAGGTTATAGTAAGTGGACTGAGGCTAGAAAATGTTAGCAGAGCAGTAAAAGTTGGTATAGAAAACGCCACAAGAGTTCCTGGAGTGTTAAAGATAACCTCAGCAAACTATGGTGGAACGCTGGGTAAAGGAAAAATTTTTCTTCATAGCCTTTTCGAGTCTAAAAGTCAAGAGTATGGAAGAAATCTCGAATATAGACGAGAAAATACGTATTGA